The window cctatcaagtatgacctcaaatagagctgattggagggcaaggatccatatagccgacgCAGCACATGAATACCTAAACTGGACAACTAAAATACACCAGGAACCAAACCTCTTTATCTTAAAGAATCACATATACACctcttgtcaaaaaaaaaaataacatcctCCACCCTACCGTGACATATTACTCCTGAGTGTGAGAGACTTGCtgaattggaattttttgaaagatGAATGGGAGGCATCAAGAAATGATTACAGTACCAAACatggttgtcaaggcatcgGTTTGGCATCCAgactccttgacaactatggttgccTTGATAGCCTAGGTGCATCTTGTTGGTGTAATCTTGTGTCTAGGCCCTCCTCCAATGCCTTCGGTCTCCTAGACGCCGAAACAACTATGATATCAAAACTGAAAGTCTATAGGGATAGGACAGTAACATCAGCGAAACAATTGAGATAGACAAAAGAGATTTAATTTTTGCCAGTTGTTCAGCATGGACCACGATAAGAATACAATCTCATCTGATATTTCAATGTTTTTGCAGTTGTTTGTACATGTTACTAGGAACTTGCTAACTATTTCATCAATTGTCAGGAAGAAGTAGATCACATAAAAGCCACTGAAAACATTAAAGTTGGAATGTTACCAGATACATCATACATAATATTTCAACAGGCCAGACATTCTAAAGACATACATATGATAtcaatattccaaaaaaaaggGTCATTTCTTAACAATATAGGCATAGCCTAAATGAATATCATCGAAAAAAGGCTGATCTGGATAAATAGGGTAACAGTTGAACAGAACAATATGCAAATAGTTAAAACTCAACTCATCAACGAGTATTTATACCTGGAGTGACGTTGTAAGAACAGACAAGGGTACGTCTTTTGCTAGAGCATCTTCATTAGGTTTAAGCAAAGCCAATAGTGTCTCCTTCAAAGGCTTCAGCAAAGTTCGGTCATTCGCTGCCAAAGGCCCCAAATAAGAGCTGGCAACCTTAAGTGCATTAGAATGCTCACCACTCTTGACCAGTTTAAGAAATTCAACCTGTTCAAGGCACAAAGTTTAGTGTGGCAAATTCATTCTCTGGTCTATCAATTCTAATAGATATATAATTTCCattttgtcattttcttaagTCCTGCATTTTTCAACAATGATTACCTGCTTAAGTTGGAATAAAAGAAGAGGATTTTGTGCAAAAAAATGTGGGTCAAACGCATTTACTTCTTCCACAACCTCAGCAGCCATTCCTTTACTAGCTAATTCCTTTATGTCCAGCACAGTCTCATATTTATGATCCTTTCTCTTGCCGTAAAGCTCAAGTGCAGAATGTTTTAGGGAAGCCTACAGAACAAGAAATTTGTCAACaaacaaaatgagaaaattaTAAGCATAAACTTACAAGTCAGACACCTGCTGTTCTTCCAATACCCTTATGTTGGCATTATGAGCTAATGTGTAAAGCATCTGGTTACTGCTTCCAATAGAAGGATCATCAGAAATAATTTCGAGCTTTTCAACTCTCCCTCTCCATCTCTTGCGTCCGCTCCTTTCTCCAGTTGCATAACTTCTACTCCTTTGAAACCCTCTACTTACTTTGGACTGATGTGTCCCACTAGTGCTGCAGTCTTCGCGATTACCTATTGCCTCGTCCGTACATCGCATCACAATATCAGCCCCATCCGTCCTCATAGCACTAGCATTGACTTCTTGAGAATCAACCATTTCAGACTTGACAACGAATGTTTCAGCATCAGACTGACTACCGATTTGATAATCCATGTTGACTGAAACACAATCCTGTGGGGAGTCACACCCTGGATCTGGTTGACACAACTTTTGGGATTTACCTGAGGTTTGCATATCTGAATCTggaaaaatcagagtataactCCATAAGAACAAATAATATTCACTTGCAGATAGAAGGGAAATTGAATAGTAAAAGGGGCAACTGCGACACAAAAATATCACCAGATGGTAATGCGAGACCACTGTCCACAATCCCTCTATAGAGACAGTACTCATGAACAAGTTCATCAAGCATTGCAGCATCCAGTTTCATCCGGCACAAATCATTCTGTGGGAAAATACCAACcaacaaaagggggaaaaatacACATAGGTAAGAGAAATAACTCTATAGACAGTGCAAATTATAAACACTATTCCCATAGAATAtgcattttaaaaataataagtCAAAGATGGGAAATCACATCATCATAGGGTTATAGTTATGAATGATTAATAATAGCATGTACATATACTCAATTCAAACAGGAGTCATGACACTATGAGACAAGTTGAAGTCACCACCAAAGAAGGCATGGCAGCAACATAAAACACAGCATGTAAACAAATACGCATTGCATGAAAATTAATATGCATATAAGGTCGCTGTTTAGTGGGCAGACTTTGGCGCAATGGTAAGTTTGCTCCATTGCATCCAAGTGgtcgagtcaggaaacagcctctccttgaagtgggggtaaggctggaGACATTATAaccctccctagaccccgcACTGGTGGAAGCCTCATACACTAGGTACAACCTTTGATAAGGTTGCTGTTTCTCAGATTAAAGTAGCTGTGTCCATTGTAACAATTCAAGAAAAGAATACCCAAACTTCTGAAAACCCTTTACTGTCCCACAACTTCTGAACACCCTTGTTGGGACGATCCTCAAGCAAGGTCTAAAGGATCAGGATCGGTGATTAGAGCATCCCCAACCGACTCCAATTGGACTGGGATCGTATTAGCTGGATCCACTTGACAGAAATAGACAACCATTTGTGGGTGAGTCTTAGACACGGATGATCCTGATCTGGAAAACCTGATCCAGATTGTCTTATCAGAACAGAAATGGACAATACTTGAAACCTTATCCTGAAGGGAAAAAATGGAACCGCCTGCTTTTTATCAAATTAAATAAGCAGAGATATCAAGCCCAAGATATTTGAATTCCTAACGAAAATCCttgtattttctatttcattcctTAAAAAACAATCTCATATTGACTAGAAACTTCAATAAGCCTTAACAAGCCTATGATGGATCAAAAACCAAAATGGACTACCAATCTCCTTAAATTAGTAAATTCCAAATTCATCCATAAGAGAGGTGGGTGGGGGAGAGGAAACCTCCAAGCTACATCAGTAACAAATCATCCAGGTACTCCAACTTCATTAAAAGACAAATGTAACATTGTAGTATAATgaaactaaaatatatataagctCCATTTTAAACTTAAACCCTTATGGAAACCAATAACCTGATAAGAAGCATAGAAAGTGCCCAAAACTTTTGGGAGGAAGAGAAAGTTAAGGACTGCACTCAGCAGGAAAAAAATGAGATATAACCTGAAATGCCTGATACAAATCGCCTTTAGCAAAGCGCAAGCTATCAACTGCACCTTGTCTTGTAAGCTCCACAGCATGTGCAAGGGCTTGTATATCAACctaaatttgaaatcaaaggaATGAAATGATGTAAAATCTCAATAACTACCCAAAAAATAGATTGGCAATTGAGTCCGGACCTCGTCAAAAGGAGGTGCCTCATGCAGGCTCTCCTGTGATGTTACAGGGAGGTCACGTTCCTCGAGGAGCAACCTCTCTGTAAGATCTGAAATTGGTGATGAAATTCCCTGATTAAAGCAAAATCCTTTGTGTACGCTGCACAATATTAAAGAAACAATCTAAGATTCCATTATACAAAAAGTATATAAATGGTTAGCAAGTTTGAGAAAAATGGGAAACTAGAGTTAACGAAGAACCTTATCAAGTATCTCAAGGTCATAGAAAAGATCGGGTCATAAGCTTGCAGATTTGCTCTTAAAACAGAGGATAG is drawn from Macadamia integrifolia cultivar HAES 741 chromosome 7, SCU_Mint_v3, whole genome shotgun sequence and contains these coding sequences:
- the LOC122083684 gene encoding uncharacterized protein LOC122083684, with protein sequence MESEPVNWEALDSLVIDFAKSENLIEDLNSSPSSTPSSPSSSSYRFRLLIREIRRSLEIGDIDASIEFLRIHAPFILDDHRLLFRLHKQKFIELLRKGTTQDRDSAIECLRTALAPCALDAYPEAYEEFKHVLLALIFDKDDQTSPVAHEWSIRRRVDLAGLLSSVLRANLQAYDPIFSMTLRYLISVHKGFCFNQGISSPISDLTERLLLEERDLPVTSQESLHEAPPFDEVDIQALAHAVELTRQGAVDSLRFAKGDLYQAFQNDLCRMKLDAAMLDELVHEYCLYRGIVDSGLALPSDSDMQTSGKSQKLCQPDPGCDSPQDCVSVNMDYQIGSQSDAETFVVKSEMVDSQEVNASAMRTDGADIVMRCTDEAIGNREDCSTSGTHQSKVSRGFQRSRSYATGERSGRKRWRGRVEKLEIISDDPSIGSSNQMLYTLAHNANIRVLEEQQASLKHSALELYGKRKDHKYETVLDIKELASKGMAAEVVEEVNAFDPHFFAQNPLLLFQLKQVEFLKLVKSGEHSNALKVASSYLGPLAANDRTLLKPLKETLLALLKPNEDALAKDVPLSVLTTSLQV